The genomic interval ACCACACATACTGATGATTTTGTAAAATATCCATACacgttattaatttatttagtCCTTTAATTCCAAATTTTCAAAGCAAGAAACTAATGAACCATCATCAGTGCAACTAATTAACCTCATTGCATATGAGAAACGACATTTTATACACCACAGTACTTGCACTTTTATAACAACTTCGCTTTAGCCCAGATATTCAAAATACGAAATGGTTGGAGTGATGGTTGAAAAGCATGTAGACATGAACTTTCAAATTCCCAAAAACCAGAACTTGATATGAAAAGCAGACCAAAAATAATTCTGAAATACGGATCCATTTCAATAAAAGGCACACAAAAAAATCTCATTTCCCATCAAGACATATCaaattcctttttctttttaagctTATCAGCTCCCTGGTGACAAGAATGGCAGCAATTCAAATTGCCAATAGTCAACTTTTAATGGATTATAATAACAGTTCTAAACTGAGCAATTAAAGCCTTAATGATCGTATTTGAGAGTAACAGAACAGTTGAAGGAGTCAGAAAGCTGAAGATCACATGCCACGCTTTATCTCTATAAAGGCCTACTATACTAGATATAAAGGTTAAAAACACTAAACCAACACTGATTCCAATCTCACCATATATAAAGGTTAATAGTCTGACAATATGAATTGGATATCCCCAAACTGATCTACTAACTACTCAATCAGTTGTAAATTTTAATGCAAAGCCAATGACATAAAATCGAACGTCTTAGTTACCTGGTTCAAGCTCAACAACGATTGATGAAACTCCAAGTCCTGTGCAAGTCTGATTCCAATTTGAAACTATGCCCCACGAAGTATAGACGACAAATCTGACTGCCTGAAATGAATAATGAATTAAACCACAACACCAAAAAGCTATAATACAATGAACAAACGACGTTTATGAAATTGGTGAGCTACTTACAGCATAGAATTAAAACAATGATTGATAATCTAGAAATGTAATAGCCCTAGGAGCATAAACCATCAACATGGTTATAGTTGTACCATGACAGAGTATCACccttggaaaaaaaaacccacaaAACCCAATACCAAAACTGGGCTAATGAAtacaaattcacatcaaagaACTACCAAGATGCCAGTTACCTACACTCAAACTCAAATATCAATTAACCGACAGTTGATTAACTCAGTGTTCAAAATAATGCTCAAAGGTTTTGTTGGTATGGAATCAAGACAATTTTAAACTTCAATTAATTCCATTAAACACTGTATCTACAATGAAATGATGATCATACTGTAATAAACAACAACATGACAGCAATGCAATTGTTTAATGGTACCTCAAAATATAAGTAACAGAAAAAACACATCCCGATCATCTCCTGTACGGCTTAAGGTGATAATTTTGGAATTCCGACCCAAAAGTAACAGACTCTTGATCaagcttcttcttcaatcttcTCCAAGTCCTCAACATATCAGACTGTATTAACCCTCTATAGAGTGTCTCAAAAGTAACTTTCTGAGGAAGAAGCCCCTTCTctatcatctccacaaaaaaCTGGCAAGCCTCTTTCCACTTCTGCTTCTCACACAACCCATGAACCAACAATGTATATGAATCCAAATCCGGCCCTGCCCCACTCTCTTTCATGTCAGCCCAAATCTCTCTCACAATCTCCACTCTATTCAACTGCAAGAACATCCCCACTAATATATTATAAGTATGCACACTCGGCGCAAACAACCCCTCCTCCTTCATCTTCCTATACAGCTTCAAGGCGCTCTCCGCGTCCTTCCTCCCCCTATACTccttaaaaaaacaattataagtaGCTGCAGAGGGACTCACCCCAGTCGCCACCATCTCACCAAGCAACTCCTCTGCTTCCTCAAGCCTCCCACAGGAGCAAAGACACTTGACAACAGAAGTGTACGTCGCCACGGTGGGGCAAATCCCCTTCTCCCTCATTTCCTTGAGCTTGTCTAGACACAACTCCGGCTTATGCCCCCTGCTGTAAACATGAAGCACAATGGAAAAACTCGTCACGTCGGGCTCAATTCCTCGGCCGGACATATCGTCGAACACCTTCTGTGCATTCACTATCGTCCTCCGAAACCGGTCGTCCGGATGCAAACTCGCCCGCCGGCAAATCCCGTCGAGCAACACATTGTATGTCACCACACTGGGCTCTATACCTCGATCAATCATCTCTCTCAAGAACCTCTCGGCCATGTCGAGACGGCTGATCTTGCACCAGCCGTAAACCATAACAGTGTACATTTTCACGTCGGCGGCGAAGTGATGCTTCCGCCGGTTGAAGAGTTCGGCGGCGAGCTTGACGTGGCCGTATTTACAGAGAGTATCGAGTAAGAAGATGAAGTCCAGGGCAGTGGGCGGGGTTTGAACGAAGGTCTCGATGTCGTCGAAGGCCCGGACGGCCTGGCGGGTGAGGCCGGAGGCGACGAGGCGGCGGATGAGGATGTGGAAGGCGGCGGCGGAGGGGTGGTCCATTTGGAGGATGAGCTGCCAGGCGAGGTCGAACTGGCGGACCTTGGCGACGGTGTCGATGAGGAGGTGGAAGGCGGCGGGGGTGAGGGGGGAGGGGGAGGGGAGGGACTTGGCGTAGTGGAAGAGGGCGAGGGCAATTTTGGAATTGTGGGTGAGGCGGAGGAGGGTGTGGTGGAGGAGGTCAGGGGTGAGAGTGATGCCGTGGAGCTGGAGGGAGGACTCCATTGCGTGGAAGGggttgtggtggtggaggaggatgTTTGATACCAGTGCGGCGTCGTTTTGGGGGGTTGTGGTGGAGAAACGGCGAGCTGAACGGaggtggagaagaagagagcggGAGAATCGAGGCTGTGCCATTTCGCGATGCACAAAGTAAAGTGAACTGTAG from Argentina anserina chromosome 2, drPotAnse1.1, whole genome shotgun sequence carries:
- the LOC126785065 gene encoding pentatricopeptide repeat-containing protein At2g13420, mitochondrial-like — translated: MAQPRFSRSLLLHLRSARRFSTTTPQNDAALVSNILLHHHNPFHAMESSLQLHGITLTPDLLHHTLLRLTHNSKIALALFHYAKSLPSPSPLTPAAFHLLIDTVAKVRQFDLAWQLILQMDHPSAAAFHILIRRLVASGLTRQAVRAFDDIETFVQTPPTALDFIFLLDTLCKYGHVKLAAELFNRRKHHFAADVKMYTVMVYGWCKISRLDMAERFLREMIDRGIEPSVVTYNVLLDGICRRASLHPDDRFRRTIVNAQKVFDDMSGRGIEPDVTSFSIVLHVYSRGHKPELCLDKLKEMREKGICPTVATYTSVVKCLCSCGRLEEAEELLGEMVATGVSPSAATYNCFFKEYRGRKDAESALKLYRKMKEEGLFAPSVHTYNILVGMFLQLNRVEIVREIWADMKESGAGPDLDSYTLLVHGLCEKQKWKEACQFFVEMIEKGLLPQKVTFETLYRGLIQSDMLRTWRRLKKKLDQESVTFGSEFQNYHLKPYRR